In Oreochromis niloticus isolate F11D_XX linkage group LG18, O_niloticus_UMD_NMBU, whole genome shotgun sequence, one genomic interval encodes:
- the LOC109194161 gene encoding uncharacterized protein LOC109194161 has protein sequence MILLPHLDSFTSADTFNSRQVFVAVCLTVGVPGESYSYVSGHPILGSGTKLYVTDEQVVKPVVSVYPAASRAHLEGNSSLLCVASAMFPPLVQFSWKRQKKNGGEPEELPPAEGEQLELREVGRTIAIRMVDGSDSDTYKYSCWVKHEGGTVEAQTQQEVPAPAASCPPEREPADLPALQPADLSFQSQCRVKLLCLLYTVLIVKSLVYCCGLSLLMILTNKGPSTNCTHAD, from the exons ATGATCCTGCTTCCTCATTTGGACTCATTCACCTCAGCTGACACATTCAACAGCAGACAGGTTTTTGTAGCAGTCTGTCTCACTGTGGGAGTGCCAGGAGAGAGCTACTCCTACGTCTCTGGCCACCCCAtcttgggctctggaactaaACTGTATGTAACAG ATGAGCAGGTAGTGAAGCCCGTGGTGAGCGTGTACCCAGCAGCATCCAGAGCCCACCTGGAGGGGAACAGCTCCCTGCTGTGTGTGGCCTCAGCCATGTTTCCTCCTCTGGTCCAGTTCTCCTggaaaagacagaagaagaacGGCGGAGAACCGGAAGAGCTGCCCCCTGCTGAGGGAGAGCAGCTGGAGCTCAGAGAGGTGGGACGCACCATTGCCATCAGGATGGTTGATGGGAGTGATTCTGACACATATAAATACAGCTGCTGGGTGAAGCACGAGGGGGGCACAGTGGAGGCCCAAACACAACAAG agGTTCCAGCTCCAGCAGCCTCCTGTCCTCCAGAGAGAGAGCCAGCAGACCTGCCAGCTCTGCAGCCAGCTGACT TGTCCTTCCAGTCTCAGTGCAGGGTGAAGCTGCTCTGCCTGCTGTACACAGTGCTGATAGTGAAGAGTCTGGTGTACTGCTGTggactctctctgctgatgatcCTCACAAACAAGGGACCGTCCACCAACTGCACACATGCTGACTGA